In a genomic window of Streptomyces katrae:
- a CDS encoding ABC transporter ATP-binding protein has protein sequence MPESSKSSPSKGSVFLALRYYGRELARLKRWTAPAMLLPALGNIGINYVAPLVVAKLVGRIADGAATRTGAMLPYVAGFAAVLLLSEGMWRLGLHCLNRVDALGVERLYVIGLDELFAKDAAFFHDNFAGSLTKRVLSFASRFEEFVDALTFNVVGRLVPLVFGSVVLWQYDPLLVVGLLTMIVVTALGVAPLIRRRQALVDQREEAIARVSGHVADSLMNMDTVRAFAAEEREAAEHRSRVAQSRRLMLRSWDYGNLRIDTLVAPMSVLTNALGLFLAVALARSGHGVEGVVVAFTYYSNATRIMFEFNQIYRRLESSMTEAAQFTELLLTPPKVLDPVCPEPLRPQASDVSFEGVRFTHAGGTEPLFDGLDLAVAGGSKIGLVGRSGGGKTTLTRLLLRMTDIDAGRIRIGGQDISRLSQSDLRSLIGYVPQDPAMFHRTLRENIAFARPDATDAEIRRAAEAAHVTEFADALPDGFDTMVGERGVKLSGGQRQRVALARAILRDAPVLLLDEATSALDSESELLVQDALWRLMEGRTALVVAHRLSTVATMDRLVVLDRGRIVEQGTHQELLAAEGAYARLWQHQSGGFLDDAPARADLL, from the coding sequence ATGCCAGAATCGTCCAAGAGTTCGCCGAGCAAGGGCTCGGTGTTCCTCGCACTCCGCTACTACGGCCGGGAGCTGGCCCGGCTCAAACGCTGGACCGCCCCCGCGATGCTGCTCCCGGCGCTGGGCAACATCGGCATCAACTACGTGGCGCCGCTGGTCGTCGCCAAACTCGTCGGGCGGATCGCGGACGGCGCCGCCACCCGCACGGGTGCCATGCTCCCCTACGTGGCCGGTTTCGCCGCCGTCCTCCTCCTCTCCGAGGGGATGTGGCGCCTGGGACTGCACTGCCTCAACCGGGTCGACGCCCTGGGCGTCGAGCGGCTGTACGTCATCGGTCTGGACGAACTCTTCGCCAAGGACGCCGCGTTCTTCCACGACAACTTCGCCGGCTCGCTCACCAAGCGGGTCCTGAGCTTCGCCTCCCGCTTCGAGGAGTTCGTCGACGCGCTCACCTTCAACGTCGTGGGGCGGCTGGTGCCGCTGGTCTTCGGGTCGGTGGTGCTCTGGCAGTACGATCCGCTGCTCGTCGTCGGGCTCCTGACGATGATCGTGGTGACCGCGCTGGGCGTGGCACCCCTGATCAGGCGCCGGCAGGCGCTGGTCGACCAGCGGGAGGAGGCGATCGCCCGGGTGTCGGGGCACGTCGCCGACAGCCTGATGAACATGGACACGGTGCGCGCGTTCGCCGCCGAGGAGCGCGAGGCCGCCGAACACCGCTCGCGGGTCGCGCAGTCGCGCCGGCTCATGCTGCGCTCCTGGGACTACGGAAACCTGCGCATCGACACCCTCGTCGCGCCGATGTCCGTGCTGACCAACGCGCTGGGCCTGTTCCTCGCCGTCGCGCTCGCCCGGAGCGGCCACGGGGTGGAGGGGGTCGTCGTCGCCTTCACCTACTACAGCAACGCCACCCGCATCATGTTCGAGTTCAACCAGATCTACCGCCGTCTGGAGAGCTCGATGACGGAGGCCGCGCAGTTCACCGAACTGCTGCTGACCCCGCCGAAGGTGCTCGACCCGGTGTGCCCGGAACCGCTCCGGCCGCAGGCCTCCGACGTGTCCTTCGAAGGGGTGCGCTTCACCCACGCGGGCGGTACCGAGCCGCTCTTCGACGGCCTGGACCTGGCCGTCGCCGGCGGGTCGAAGATCGGCCTCGTCGGCCGGTCCGGCGGGGGCAAGACGACCCTCACCCGGCTGCTGCTGCGGATGACGGACATCGACGCCGGACGGATCCGGATCGGCGGGCAGGACATCAGCCGGCTCTCCCAGAGCGATCTGCGCAGCCTGATCGGCTACGTGCCGCAGGACCCGGCCATGTTCCACCGCACCCTGCGCGAGAACATCGCCTTCGCCCGGCCGGACGCCACCGACGCCGAGATCCGCCGCGCGGCCGAGGCGGCGCACGTCACCGAGTTCGCCGACGCCCTCCCGGACGGCTTCGACACCATGGTCGGCGAGCGCGGGGTCAAGCTCTCGGGCGGGCAGCGCCAGCGGGTCGCCCTCGCCCGGGCCATCCTGCGCGACGCGCCGGTCCTGCTGCTCGACGAGGCGACCAGCGCGCTGGACTCCGAGAGCGAGCTCCTGGTCCAGGACGCGCTGTGGCGGCTCATGGAGGGCCGGACCGCCCTGGTGGTGGCGCACCGGCTGAGCACGGTCGCCACGATGGACCGCCTCGTCGTCCTCGACCGCGGCCGCATCGTGGAGCAGGGCACGCACCAGGAGCTGCTGGCCGCCGAGGGGGCCTACGCCAGGCTCTGGCAGCACCAGTCGGGCGGCTTCCTCGACGACGCCCCCGCACGGGCCGACCTGCTCTAG
- a CDS encoding alpha/beta hydrolase, whose protein sequence is MELTSTSFLVTLIAVTALAMLLALLLWNRVPGPGVVRWVARVLMIGVCQLTAIGVVAAWINDGYGLYASWDDLLGTGADAGASAMTGPPVGRARFTPGENGTRSTYFRGSRSKLAGQVVVWTPPEYDAPGAQKTRFPVLTLLHGYPGTPRSWIDLGSMPDALEQLVRLGAAQPFILVIPELYPGGVNTDCSDTPQRKIATWLAEDVPDLVRKNFRTLPEPKGWGLMGVSTGAFCAVKLPLQYPKVFRAGAALDPDPLTGDPQVLPDPVLREHNSPVWLVGQAKGEDVGLFLATSAQDRDSPPQQLAAFTRAAQGSGVRVKTLVRPAGGHNFQTWTGMYPDALGWLSTELSPPAAPG, encoded by the coding sequence GTGGAGCTGACCAGCACGTCGTTCCTCGTCACGCTGATCGCCGTCACCGCACTGGCCATGCTCCTGGCGCTGCTGCTGTGGAACCGGGTGCCGGGCCCGGGCGTGGTGCGCTGGGTGGCCCGGGTGCTGATGATCGGGGTGTGCCAGCTGACGGCCATCGGCGTGGTGGCCGCCTGGATCAACGACGGCTACGGGCTGTACGCCTCCTGGGACGACCTGCTGGGCACCGGTGCGGACGCCGGCGCCTCGGCGATGACCGGCCCCCCGGTCGGCCGGGCGCGCTTCACCCCCGGGGAGAACGGCACCCGGAGCACCTACTTCCGGGGCAGCCGCTCCAAGCTCGCCGGCCAGGTGGTCGTGTGGACGCCCCCCGAGTACGACGCCCCGGGCGCGCAGAAGACCCGTTTCCCGGTGCTGACGCTGCTGCACGGGTACCCGGGCACGCCGCGCTCCTGGATCGACCTGGGCTCCATGCCGGACGCGCTGGAGCAGCTGGTGCGGCTGGGGGCGGCGCAGCCGTTCATCCTCGTCATCCCGGAGCTGTACCCCGGTGGGGTGAACACCGACTGCAGCGACACCCCGCAGCGCAAGATCGCCACCTGGCTCGCGGAGGACGTCCCGGACCTGGTGCGGAAGAACTTCCGCACCCTGCCCGAGCCGAAGGGGTGGGGGCTGATGGGGGTGTCGACGGGGGCGTTCTGCGCGGTGAAGCTGCCGTTGCAGTACCCGAAGGTGTTCCGTGCGGGCGCGGCCCTGGACCCCGATCCGCTGACCGGGGATCCGCAGGTGCTGCCCGACCCGGTGCTACGGGAGCACAACAGCCCGGTGTGGCTGGTCGGGCAGGCCAAGGGCGAGGACGTCGGGCTGTTCCTGGCCACCTCGGCGCAGGACCGGGACAGCCCGCCGCAGCAGCTGGCCGCCTTCACCCGGGCGGCGCAGGGCAGCGGGGTCCGGGTGAAGACGCTCGTCCGGCCGGCCGGGGGCCACAACTTCCAGACGTGGACCGGGATGTACCCCGACGCCCTGGGCTGGCTGAGCACGGAGCTCTCCCCGCCCGCCGCCCCCGGGTAG
- a CDS encoding STAS domain-containing protein encodes MPGTEDERFSVAVRTVDGAVLLTLGGELDHDTAEPLRQALAAAAVAGGRLVVDMSGLRFCDSTGLNALLHGRIAIEEAGGSLELAGLGGPVARMFRITGADAVFPVHDDVAQALG; translated from the coding sequence ATGCCGGGAACGGAAGACGAACGGTTCAGCGTTGCGGTACGGACGGTGGACGGCGCGGTCCTCCTCACGCTCGGCGGCGAGCTGGACCACGACACGGCCGAGCCCCTCCGGCAGGCCCTGGCGGCGGCGGCCGTGGCGGGCGGACGGCTGGTGGTGGACATGTCGGGGCTGCGGTTCTGCGACTCCACCGGGCTGAACGCCCTGCTGCACGGGCGGATCGCCATCGAGGAGGCCGGCGGCTCCCTGGAGCTGGCCGGACTCGGCGGGCCGGTCGCCCGGATGTTCCGCATCACCGGGGCGGACGCGGTCTTCCCCGTCCACGACGACGTGGCGCAGGCACTGGGCTGA
- a CDS encoding class I SAM-dependent methyltransferase — MDRNIRSVEDVLGLLDGLFAPGADRWTAAGADWWDGFYADRSKPVPFFVAKPDENLVSHLERGLITPGRALDLGCGPGRNALHLASLGFQVDAVDLSPAALAWAGDRAREAGADIRFHRGDAFALAAAGELGGPYDLVYDSGCFHHLPPHRRVSYLALLERVLAPGGHHGLTCFASGAMGSELPDAAHYREGGLGGGLAYTPASLRWIFSGLEEREIRRMRDQPQESPHFGEAFLWTALFRRPSVTP; from the coding sequence ATGGACCGGAACATACGCTCGGTGGAAGACGTACTCGGCCTGCTGGACGGACTGTTCGCACCGGGGGCGGACCGCTGGACGGCCGCCGGCGCGGACTGGTGGGACGGCTTCTACGCCGACCGCTCCAAGCCGGTGCCGTTCTTCGTGGCGAAGCCCGACGAGAACCTCGTCTCCCACCTCGAACGCGGCCTGATCACCCCCGGCCGGGCCCTCGACCTGGGCTGCGGCCCCGGGCGCAACGCCCTCCACCTCGCCTCCCTGGGCTTCCAGGTGGACGCCGTCGACCTGTCCCCGGCGGCCCTCGCCTGGGCCGGGGACCGGGCCCGGGAGGCGGGTGCCGACATCCGCTTCCACCGCGGCGACGCCTTCGCCCTGGCCGCGGCCGGCGAACTCGGCGGCCCCTACGACCTGGTGTACGACTCCGGCTGCTTCCACCACCTGCCGCCGCACCGCCGCGTCAGCTACCTCGCCCTCCTCGAACGCGTCCTCGCCCCCGGCGGCCACCACGGCCTCACCTGCTTCGCGTCCGGCGCGATGGGATCCGAGCTCCCCGACGCCGCGCACTACCGCGAGGGCGGCCTGGGCGGCGGGCTCGCCTACACCCCCGCATCCCTGCGCTGGATCTTCTCGGGCCTGGAGGAGCGGGAAATCCGCCGGATGCGCGACCAGCCGCAGGAGTCCCCGCACTTCGGCGAGGCCTTCCTCTGGACCGCCCTCTTCCGCCGCCCGTCCGTGACGCCGTAG
- a CDS encoding ATP-binding protein encodes MEQRGPVNRNWLLVLDGLTEPVSRGRDFTRRALTAWSWLPAATPESRQAAEDVLLLVSEVVANACRHGGGPGALVLDCADDRLRIEVTDTDPAPPVPPGSGRPGAAGRPGGYGLLIVDRLARAWGWRPGAVGKCVWLEVPCPPEIRRPHGSRAPAGLGGGRAGQL; translated from the coding sequence ATGGAACAGCGCGGGCCGGTCAACCGGAACTGGCTCCTGGTCCTCGACGGGCTCACGGAGCCCGTCTCACGCGGCCGTGACTTCACCCGGCGGGCCCTGACCGCCTGGAGCTGGCTGCCCGCGGCCACGCCGGAGAGCCGGCAGGCGGCGGAGGACGTCCTGCTGCTGGTCTCGGAGGTGGTGGCCAACGCCTGCCGGCACGGGGGCGGGCCCGGGGCACTGGTCCTGGACTGCGCGGACGACCGGCTCCGGATCGAGGTGACGGACACCGACCCGGCGCCCCCGGTCCCGCCCGGCTCCGGCCGCCCCGGGGCCGCCGGACGGCCGGGCGGTTACGGGCTCCTCATCGTGGACCGCCTGGCCCGGGCCTGGGGATGGCGCCCGGGGGCGGTCGGCAAGTGCGTCTGGCTGGAGGTCCCCTGCCCGCCCGAGATCCGCCGCCCGCACGGGTCGCGGGCCCCGGCGGGGCTCGGCGGAGGGCGCGCGGGGCAGCTCTGA
- a CDS encoding TetR/AcrR family transcriptional regulator — translation MSSSEQQTSAPVPSVWARPRRQKEQPALSREQIVAAAVRLLDAEGIEALSMRKLGTEMGTAATSLYRHVANKDELIELVVDEVYGELELPAVTGADGWREALAHSGHSLRGMVLRHPWVASVLGQVGLAHLGPNLMRMSERMLAMALAAGFPKAEADLAMKAVMSYVLGAATSEASYLSLLARSGKSESEWLESLVPASQQALEEHPLTQDHAAAWQGKDPARLRDENFDYGLQRILDGLATRLARS, via the coding sequence ATGTCCTCATCAGAGCAGCAGACTTCCGCCCCCGTCCCCTCCGTCTGGGCCCGGCCCCGTCGGCAGAAGGAGCAGCCCGCGCTCAGCCGGGAGCAGATCGTCGCGGCGGCCGTCCGGCTGCTGGACGCCGAAGGCATCGAGGCGCTGAGCATGCGCAAGCTGGGCACCGAGATGGGCACGGCCGCCACCTCTCTCTACCGGCACGTGGCCAACAAGGACGAGCTGATCGAACTGGTCGTGGACGAGGTCTACGGCGAGCTCGAACTCCCGGCCGTCACCGGTGCGGACGGATGGCGCGAGGCCCTGGCGCACAGCGGGCACAGCCTGCGCGGCATGGTCCTGCGCCACCCCTGGGTGGCGTCCGTCCTCGGCCAGGTGGGCCTCGCGCACCTGGGCCCCAACCTGATGCGCATGTCGGAGCGGATGCTGGCCATGGCCCTGGCGGCCGGCTTCCCGAAGGCCGAGGCGGACCTGGCGATGAAGGCCGTCATGTCCTACGTGCTCGGAGCGGCCACCAGCGAGGCCTCCTACCTCTCCCTCCTCGCCCGCAGCGGCAAGAGCGAGAGCGAGTGGCTGGAGTCCCTGGTGCCCGCCTCCCAGCAGGCCCTGGAGGAGCACCCGCTGACGCAGGACCACGCAGCCGCCTGGCAGGGCAAGGACCCGGCGCGGCTGCGTGACGAGAACTTCGACTACGGCCTCCAGCGGATCCTCGACGGCCTGGCGACGCGGCTCGCACGGAGCTGA
- a CDS encoding enoyl-CoA hydratase/isomerase family protein, producing the protein MKTEDETVQLGTEGCTGLITLNRPEALNALTRPMVLRITEALTAWEHDPAVRQVLLRGAGERGLCAGGDIRAIHADAKAGTTGSLAFWRDEYRLNARIARYPKPYVALMDGIVMGGGVGLSAHGGVRIVTERSRVAMPETGIGFVPDVGGTYLLSRAPGELGTHLALTGTAVGPGDAVLCGLADHYLPSDWLEEFTRELTLAPVAEVLGKFDGATAPAVPLAAEREWIDHCYAADTVEEIHRRLLATGLPAAREASQTLHAKSPTSLKVTLAALRRARELDSLEQVLEQEYRVSSAALSAPDLVEGIRAQVIDKDRRPRWSPAALVQVRAAAVDRFFAPLGEGGELTFP; encoded by the coding sequence GTGAAGACCGAAGACGAGACCGTTCAGCTCGGCACCGAGGGCTGTACGGGCCTGATCACCCTCAACCGTCCCGAGGCCCTCAACGCCCTCACCCGTCCCATGGTGCTGCGGATCACGGAGGCGCTGACGGCCTGGGAACACGACCCCGCCGTCCGCCAGGTCCTCCTCCGCGGGGCCGGTGAACGCGGCCTGTGCGCGGGGGGCGACATCCGCGCCATCCACGCCGACGCGAAGGCCGGCACCACCGGTTCGCTCGCCTTCTGGCGGGACGAATACCGGCTGAACGCCCGCATCGCCCGTTACCCCAAGCCGTACGTGGCCCTCATGGACGGGATCGTCATGGGCGGCGGGGTCGGCCTGTCGGCCCACGGCGGCGTCCGGATCGTCACCGAGCGCTCGCGGGTCGCCATGCCCGAGACCGGCATCGGATTCGTCCCCGACGTCGGCGGCACCTACCTCCTCTCCCGCGCCCCCGGCGAACTCGGCACCCACCTGGCCCTGACCGGTACGGCGGTCGGCCCCGGCGACGCGGTCCTGTGCGGGCTCGCCGACCACTACCTGCCGTCCGACTGGCTGGAGGAGTTCACCCGGGAGCTCACCCTCGCACCCGTCGCCGAGGTACTGGGGAAGTTCGACGGCGCCACCGCCCCCGCGGTCCCGCTCGCCGCCGAGCGGGAGTGGATCGACCACTGCTACGCCGCCGACACCGTCGAGGAGATCCACCGGCGGCTGCTGGCCACGGGCCTGCCCGCCGCACGCGAGGCCTCCCAGACCCTGCACGCCAAGTCCCCGACCTCGCTGAAGGTCACCCTTGCCGCCCTGCGCCGCGCCCGCGAGCTGGACTCGCTGGAGCAGGTGCTGGAGCAGGAGTACCGGGTCTCAAGCGCCGCGCTGTCCGCCCCCGACCTCGTCGAGGGCATCCGCGCCCAGGTGATCGACAAGGACCGCCGTCCGCGCTGGTCCCCCGCGGCCCTGGTCCAGGTCCGCGCGGCGGCGGTGGACCGGTTCTTCGCCCCGCTCGGCGAGGGCGGCGAGCTGACCTTCCCCTAG
- a CDS encoding molybdopterin-dependent oxidoreductase, protein MTPVQAGPARPSAAAGAVSGVAAAFCGLAVGELAAAFVRPEASPLTAVGGVVVDRTPAAVKDWAVRSFGTSDKLVLTLGICAVLALLAAGTGILAVRHPRAGCALAAAVGVLGAAAALSRPEAGWKDALPSVAAAAAAAVALYLLVTVVRRPHPAPGRTGGTWPMDRRAFGRLLTATVAASAAAGYAGRRLGAHGSAGATASRADLGLPPPAEPAPPVPAGADLHVPGVGPFLTPGPDFYRVDTALVVPRVDARTWRLTLHGEGVSRPLTLTLADLLARPLTEHDITLCCVSNEVGGPYVGNARWLGVRLADLLDEAGVRPPSRGGPADQLVARSVDGMTIGTPVETVMDGRDALLAVGMNGGPLPFAHGFPVRMVVPGLYGYVSACKWLTELRLTTFAAYDAYWVRRSWAQQAPVKTQSRIDTPRAFAKLARGRVAVAGVAWAQHRGIARVEVRADGGPWHEARLGDADGTDTWRQWVWPWEAAPGEHTLEVRATDGRGEVQTQERRGTLPDGATGWHSVTVSVHA, encoded by the coding sequence ATGACACCTGTACAGGCGGGCCCCGCCCGCCCCTCGGCCGCGGCCGGAGCCGTCAGCGGCGTGGCCGCCGCCTTCTGCGGACTGGCGGTCGGCGAGCTCGCGGCCGCGTTCGTACGCCCGGAGGCCTCCCCCCTCACCGCGGTCGGCGGCGTCGTCGTGGACCGCACTCCGGCGGCCGTCAAGGACTGGGCGGTCCGCTCCTTCGGCACCTCCGACAAGCTGGTGCTGACCCTCGGGATCTGCGCCGTCCTGGCCCTGCTCGCCGCCGGCACCGGGATCCTCGCCGTCCGCCACCCGCGCGCCGGCTGCGCCCTCGCGGCGGCGGTGGGGGTGCTGGGGGCGGCGGCCGCGCTGAGCCGCCCCGAGGCCGGCTGGAAGGACGCGCTGCCCTCCGTGGCCGCTGCGGCGGCCGCCGCTGTCGCGCTGTACCTGCTGGTCACCGTCGTCCGCCGGCCCCACCCGGCGCCGGGCCGGACCGGCGGGACCTGGCCGATGGACCGGCGTGCCTTCGGCCGCCTCCTCACGGCCACCGTGGCCGCCTCGGCGGCCGCCGGATACGCCGGGCGGCGGCTCGGCGCCCACGGCTCGGCCGGTGCCACCGCCTCCCGCGCGGACCTGGGGCTGCCGCCCCCCGCCGAGCCGGCGCCGCCGGTGCCCGCCGGGGCGGACCTGCACGTGCCGGGCGTGGGGCCGTTCCTCACCCCGGGCCCGGACTTCTACCGGGTGGACACCGCCCTGGTCGTGCCCCGCGTCGACGCCCGCACCTGGCGTCTGACCCTGCACGGCGAGGGCGTGTCCCGCCCCCTCACCCTGACCCTGGCGGACCTGCTGGCCCGGCCCCTGACCGAGCACGACATCACCCTGTGCTGTGTGTCCAACGAGGTCGGCGGCCCCTACGTGGGCAACGCCCGCTGGCTCGGCGTCCGCCTCGCCGACCTGCTGGACGAGGCCGGGGTGCGGCCGCCCTCGCGGGGCGGCCCGGCCGACCAGCTGGTGGCGCGCTCGGTGGACGGGATGACCATCGGCACACCGGTGGAGACCGTCATGGACGGCCGGGACGCCCTGCTCGCCGTCGGGATGAACGGCGGTCCGCTGCCGTTCGCGCACGGCTTCCCGGTCCGGATGGTCGTACCGGGCCTGTACGGGTACGTGTCCGCCTGCAAGTGGCTGACGGAGCTGCGGCTGACCACCTTCGCGGCGTACGACGCGTACTGGGTGCGCCGTTCCTGGGCGCAGCAGGCACCCGTCAAGACGCAGTCGCGGATCGACACCCCGCGCGCCTTCGCGAAGCTCGCACGGGGACGGGTCGCCGTGGCCGGGGTGGCCTGGGCGCAGCACCGGGGCATCGCCCGGGTGGAGGTACGGGCCGACGGCGGCCCCTGGCACGAGGCCCGGCTCGGCGACGCGGACGGCACCGACACCTGGCGGCAGTGGGTGTGGCCGTGGGAGGCGGCGCCCGGGGAGCACACCCTGGAGGTCCGTGCGACCGACGGGCGGGGCGAGGTGCAGACGCAGGAGCGCCGCGGCACCCTCCCCGACGGGGCGACGGGCTGGCACTCCGTCACGGTCAGCGTCCACGCGTAG